A window of the Paenibacillus woosongensis genome harbors these coding sequences:
- a CDS encoding AAA family ATPase produces MNRIVIKKLIIQGISYRRTIEFNEGLTIISGEKTSGKSLILSLIDYCLGKRSKIDLSVQTELDNYCDEVFVELSINDEIMTFNRALKKKFDKINIYFCQFIALDEYTPKILDIKEAMQFLMQKLGVNEYKLIRHKQHSTEKEIDTVSFRDIFRYVYIHQHDLGTGNFLEKSNVFKANKNLHAFKMMFNLIDVDKDTLSEKLVEVQNKISETKKELIGLKSYLKDRDAEDPFKLHLTIEKISREIEEKRKEKDNVILNSKSNENKENQLYIKLKSDLENISNEIFSLRKEEKLLNLSIASKNLLLEEYGVELSEVEETLNINYKLVIFDQTLECPLCNSEIKHNHNDESKGNETEQMLLKVKKEINSKITLVSGLIDTEKKKLVEINKEISELNQKREIFDEAIRVFSKKTDVPFLSQIETINSIINRLTKDQEVLKESIRMYNKIEEKENYIKTLEIQEDKLKEKLAALQVKGGEKDKILNFLDSEYKKYMSRLKYELLDGTFINRDEYIPYYNGASVYAHESGGLLESMQLSFLGAILNSKEAGYAEGHPGLLMLDSISKYVGTLKKDENEHSKLEDSLSHKDSIKDPEVYEEFYKILIELGANHQIILVENTPPQKFDRLYTKYTFYNGKHGLIDEDANEIK; encoded by the coding sequence TTGAATCGTATAGTAATAAAAAAACTTATTATACAAGGAATATCGTATAGACGAACAATCGAGTTTAATGAAGGTTTAACAATTATTAGTGGTGAGAAAACATCAGGAAAATCTTTAATTCTAAGCCTTATTGATTACTGCCTTGGGAAAAGAAGCAAAATAGATTTAAGTGTTCAGACAGAGTTGGATAATTACTGCGATGAGGTTTTTGTTGAATTATCTATTAATGACGAGATAATGACATTTAATAGAGCTTTAAAAAAGAAGTTTGATAAGATAAATATATATTTTTGTCAATTTATAGCTTTAGATGAATATACACCAAAGATTTTAGATATAAAAGAAGCTATGCAATTTTTAATGCAAAAGTTAGGTGTAAATGAGTACAAATTAATCAGGCATAAGCAGCATAGTACGGAAAAGGAAATAGATACAGTATCATTTAGAGATATATTTAGATATGTATATATACACCAACATGATTTAGGGACAGGAAATTTTTTAGAGAAAAGTAATGTATTTAAGGCAAATAAAAATCTCCATGCTTTTAAAATGATGTTTAACTTGATTGATGTTGATAAAGACACTTTAAGCGAAAAGTTAGTTGAGGTTCAAAATAAAATATCGGAAACTAAAAAAGAACTTATAGGTTTAAAATCTTACCTGAAAGATAGAGATGCAGAGGATCCCTTTAAATTACATCTAACCATAGAAAAAATTAGTAGAGAAATAGAGGAAAAAAGAAAAGAAAAAGATAATGTTATATTGAATAGTAAATCTAATGAAAATAAAGAAAATCAGTTGTATATCAAGTTGAAAAGTGACTTAGAGAATATTTCTAATGAAATATTTAGTCTTAGAAAAGAAGAAAAATTGTTGAATTTATCCATTGCCTCTAAAAATTTATTATTAGAAGAGTATGGAGTAGAACTTTCGGAAGTTGAAGAAACCTTAAACATTAACTATAAATTAGTGATTTTTGATCAAACACTTGAATGTCCTTTGTGTAATTCTGAAATAAAACACAATCATAACGATGAAAGCAAAGGTAATGAGACTGAGCAAATGTTGCTAAAAGTAAAAAAAGAGATTAATAGCAAGATAACTTTAGTATCAGGACTAATAGACACAGAAAAAAAGAAATTAGTAGAAATAAATAAAGAAATATCAGAATTAAATCAAAAACGTGAAATTTTTGATGAAGCAATTCGAGTATTTAGTAAAAAGACAGATGTACCTTTTCTTTCTCAAATTGAAACTATAAACAGCATTATAAATAGGTTAACTAAGGATCAAGAAGTTCTTAAAGAAAGTATAAGAATGTATAATAAAATTGAGGAAAAAGAAAATTATATTAAAACATTAGAAATTCAAGAAGATAAATTAAAGGAAAAACTAGCAGCCTTACAAGTGAAAGGAGGGGAGAAGGACAAGATTTTGAATTTTCTCGATAGTGAATATAAAAAATACATGAGTAGATTAAAATATGAGTTATTGGACGGTACCTTTATCAATAGAGATGAATATATACCGTATTATAACGGAGCTAGTGTCTACGCTCATGAAAGTGGAGGTTTATTAGAAAGCATGCAGCTTTCTTTTTTAGGTGCTATACTTAATAGTAAGGAAGCAGGTTATGCAGAAGGACATCCTGGATTGTTAATGTTAGACTCGATAAGTAAGTATGTAGGGACATTGAAGAAGGATGAAAACGAGCATAGCAAGCTAGAAGATTCTCTTAGTCATAAGGACAGTATAAAAGATCCTGAAGTCTATGAAGAGTTTTATAAAATATTAATTGAGTTGGGTGCTAACCATCAAATTATACTTGTCGAAAATACCCCTCCTCAGAAATTCGATAGACTTTATACAAAATATACCTTTTATAATGGGAAACACGGCTTAATAGATGAGGATGCAAATGAAATCAAATAA
- a CDS encoding phosphodiester glycosidase family protein codes for MATVAQHLSYSHNGKTVHTIKADLASISVVDIGAKSVNDQAYFGVNGTFFSGSSLLGIAMQGGSAVRTGGTRSGQACNVKTKRGTMFCYNSGKSVTTGVVDYASEANLSNVKWAIGGYSLFPNLSYSTDNDYYKAIHGTDSPDNCNAAKEGTQNAYRFGPMSKTQRTAIGWDGSKIWLAVFQSENAWGVRQFMIDRGCNTAIMLDGGGSSQIKYAVIRNGNPVPTNYDPSGVNRSVYSMVRVAAEEWV; via the coding sequence ATGGCCACAGTTGCACAACATCTTAGCTACTCACATAATGGTAAAACAGTACACACAATAAAAGCTGATCTTGCATCCATCTCTGTAGTTGATATTGGTGCTAAATCAGTTAATGATCAAGCTTACTTTGGTGTAAATGGTACTTTTTTTAGTGGATCTTCTTTGCTAGGTATTGCAATGCAAGGTGGGAGTGCTGTCAGGACTGGGGGAACTAGAAGCGGACAAGCGTGTAATGTAAAAACAAAACGAGGCACCATGTTTTGTTACAACAGTGGTAAGTCAGTTACTACTGGTGTGGTGGATTATGCTAGTGAAGCCAATTTAAGCAATGTTAAATGGGCTATTGGTGGGTACAGTCTTTTCCCCAATTTAAGCTATTCCACCGACAATGATTACTATAAAGCCATTCACGGTACTGATTCTCCCGATAACTGCAACGCAGCCAAAGAAGGTACACAGAATGCGTACCGATTTGGGCCAATGTCCAAGACACAACGGACTGCCATTGGCTGGGATGGATCTAAAATCTGGCTAGCAGTTTTTCAAAGCGAAAATGCTTGGGGTGTTAGACAATTTATGATTGATCGTGGATGTAACACTGCAATTATGTTAGATGGCGGTGGTTCTTCCCAGATAAAATACGCTGTTATTCGTAATGGTAATCCGGTTCCTACTAATTATGATCCTAGCGGTGTAAACCGATCAGTCTATTCCATGGTCAGAGTAGCAGCCGAAGAATGGGTCTAA
- a CDS encoding helix-turn-helix domain-containing protein — MKKKVVIKIGELTKKHNISLRELSRLSDVRHAALSELSNGKRESISFSHIERIAEALNISDIREIIELVEEE; from the coding sequence ATGAAGAAGAAAGTTGTCATAAAAATAGGAGAACTCACCAAAAAACATAATATTTCCTTACGAGAATTATCCAGGCTATCTGATGTCAGGCACGCTGCACTAAGTGAACTGTCGAACGGTAAACGAGAAAGCATCAGCTTTAGTCACATTGAAAGAATCGCGGAGGCGCTAAATATTAGTGATATTCGGGAGATTATTGAGTTGGTAGAGGAGGAATAA
- a CDS encoding DUF6809 family protein, translated as MQSLLESLYYGHLVPEEQLVPKDPMYRKKGRELSEKIEAWKLKLSSDEFAELEALLDLQQQIQSMEMTSAFTYGFKLGAVMIIEIHLDHGVGNISKHDDEY; from the coding sequence ATGCAATCCCTACTCGAATCCCTATACTACGGTCATCTCGTACCCGAAGAACAATTGGTTCCCAAAGACCCCATGTATCGCAAGAAGGGCAGGGAACTGTCTGAAAAAATAGAAGCCTGGAAGCTGAAGCTATCCAGCGATGAATTCGCCGAGCTTGAGGCGCTGTTGGATTTGCAGCAGCAAATCCAGAGCATGGAGATGACGTCGGCGTTCACCTACGGCTTCAAGCTGGGGGCGGTTATGATCATAGAAATTCACCTGGATCATGGGGTGGGCAATATCTCTAAACATGATGATGAATATTGA
- a CDS encoding AAA domain-containing protein, translating into MMNILKYWRNSLADADWLDPNFNKMKPSGFLIEYDAIEKGVVSSDTVQQFISKCKDKDKKKIFDVVVCPAVTYVKKEHGSTINYRLPEAIAPLWIPALLDVSGTLKPHPRYTPWICRDYLEPSETEVLPMGNVDQVDEYLSTRSVNRESWADYLNFSLELFNNVTGSLLSEWTHEQYRLSDESYLFINDLVTGTSRAIQDLYGNIEIDQVQSPLQLTFASIESQPPLPALKEIDSEKLSIGHYGQMSNQFYLSNSQRQAMHHATLLNDGDLIAVNGPPGTGKTTLLQSVVATSVVHHAIHKMEPPVIVVTSTNNNAVTNVIGSFGKVNEVGENPLSGRWIPDITSYGSYLRSSFKDEHEDEDWLTVMTGQGGFRGYFEHIETTEFLAQASQYYLEKCSQYFAADIVTVDDAIDLLHGSLVKVSQEIQDIVNTHVKYQELEVSIKAKYPEGIQNVIQERTEHVNRAIEELAELEKTRVEWKKFLLEEPWWIPLLLKIPVVKNIAIRKKQLRNLLFCSLNQLPDMPQEEQIDMWFADSRNRLRGKREQAEAQLSEVKKEYEEYVTAQNKWEEVASTLSIQGEETYLEYLDRTSRYEAFKLAVHYWEGQWLLETERMLSDPSYNRKNGKKGRALLWRRLAKLTPCFVTTLYMLPTFFSAYQARLHPMYEYIDMLIIDEAGQVVPEVAGASFALAKKAIIVGDTLQIQPVWSIPITVDMGNLQRYGLQTDPDAYDELRITGIPASCGSVMEIARRHTKYTISESDGGFLLTEHRRCVPEIIAYCNELAYHGKLEPKRKSIKDYLLPHMGYAHIPGTSRKRGGSLENKLEAEVIVSWIDRNKDKLLEYYSSEGLTRIEDIVAIVTPFSSQKWLLLNKLKRAGLKGVKAGTVHTLQGDERPIVLFSPVYDSNHSSGYFFDQGVSMLNVAVSRARDSFLVFGDMRVFSPASPTPSGLLSKYLFAKEENEIKNIDLGDYFNTRYGAPVEHIHELEAHQQLLRDCIQSANQEVHIVSPYLSSVAIEADQLQPLFDEAVQRGITVSVYTNEALNYNKSELKYTYVKAKQILQEHGVQLHLTDRVHSKALWVDTNVLIEGSFNWLSARRNPSHQWCYYETSLVYRGPDVGAMIGKIREDLDKRKLVQRISG; encoded by the coding sequence ATGATGAACATACTGAAGTATTGGAGAAACAGCTTAGCCGATGCGGACTGGTTGGATCCGAATTTTAACAAGATGAAGCCCAGTGGGTTTTTAATTGAATATGATGCAATTGAGAAAGGTGTCGTATCCTCGGATACCGTACAGCAGTTTATTTCCAAGTGTAAGGATAAGGATAAGAAGAAGATTTTTGATGTGGTAGTGTGCCCTGCCGTAACTTATGTAAAAAAAGAGCATGGCAGCACGATCAACTATAGATTACCTGAAGCTATTGCTCCATTATGGATTCCGGCCTTACTAGATGTATCCGGAACATTAAAGCCTCACCCACGATATACGCCCTGGATTTGCAGGGACTATCTGGAACCGAGTGAAACTGAAGTTTTACCGATGGGGAATGTTGATCAGGTGGATGAGTATCTTTCAACACGATCTGTAAACCGGGAAAGCTGGGCGGATTATTTAAACTTCTCTCTCGAATTATTTAATAATGTCACGGGTTCACTCCTTTCGGAGTGGACACATGAACAGTATCGTTTATCTGATGAAAGTTATCTTTTCATCAATGATCTTGTCACTGGAACTTCGAGAGCCATACAGGATCTTTACGGCAATATCGAGATAGACCAAGTCCAATCGCCTTTGCAGCTAACGTTTGCAAGCATAGAAAGTCAACCTCCGTTACCTGCATTGAAGGAGATAGATTCCGAGAAGCTTTCTATTGGTCACTATGGGCAGATGAGTAATCAGTTCTACCTTTCCAACTCGCAGCGACAGGCTATGCATCATGCAACGCTGCTAAACGATGGGGATTTGATAGCGGTCAATGGCCCGCCGGGGACAGGAAAAACGACATTGTTACAAAGTGTTGTCGCCACTTCTGTTGTTCACCATGCAATTCATAAAATGGAGCCGCCAGTCATTGTCGTGACTTCTACAAATAACAATGCGGTTACTAATGTTATTGGAAGCTTTGGAAAAGTGAATGAAGTGGGGGAGAATCCCCTTTCCGGTCGATGGATTCCCGATATTACGAGCTACGGATCTTATTTGAGATCTTCCTTCAAAGACGAACACGAAGATGAAGACTGGTTAACCGTAATGACTGGACAAGGCGGATTTCGGGGTTACTTTGAGCACATTGAAACGACGGAATTCCTAGCTCAAGCCTCCCAGTACTATTTGGAAAAATGTTCTCAATATTTTGCAGCGGATATCGTTACCGTCGATGATGCAATCGACTTGTTGCACGGTAGTCTTGTTAAAGTATCACAAGAAATTCAAGATATTGTAAACACCCATGTTAAGTATCAAGAATTGGAAGTTTCTATTAAGGCCAAGTATCCCGAAGGTATTCAAAATGTGATTCAAGAACGAACGGAACATGTAAATCGAGCAATAGAGGAATTGGCTGAACTAGAGAAGACACGGGTCGAGTGGAAGAAGTTTCTTTTGGAAGAACCCTGGTGGATCCCTTTGCTGCTTAAAATTCCCGTTGTCAAAAATATAGCTATTCGCAAGAAGCAATTAAGGAACTTACTCTTTTGTTCCCTTAACCAACTACCCGATATGCCCCAAGAGGAGCAAATTGATATGTGGTTCGCAGACAGCCGCAACAGGTTGAGAGGAAAGAGGGAGCAGGCAGAAGCGCAGTTGTCGGAAGTGAAGAAGGAATATGAGGAATATGTAACAGCGCAGAATAAATGGGAAGAGGTCGCATCTACCCTTTCGATACAAGGAGAAGAGACCTATTTGGAGTATTTGGATCGAACGAGCCGTTATGAGGCGTTTAAGCTCGCCGTTCATTATTGGGAAGGTCAATGGTTGTTAGAAACGGAAAGAATGCTATCGGATCCGAGCTATAATCGGAAAAATGGAAAGAAAGGGCGCGCACTACTGTGGAGGAGATTGGCCAAGTTAACGCCTTGTTTTGTCACAACCTTATATATGTTACCTACTTTTTTTAGTGCATATCAAGCGAGGCTGCATCCCATGTATGAGTATATTGATATGCTGATTATTGATGAAGCTGGGCAAGTTGTACCTGAAGTTGCTGGGGCTTCCTTTGCCTTAGCCAAGAAGGCGATTATTGTCGGAGATACTTTGCAAATACAGCCCGTTTGGAGCATCCCTATTACGGTGGATATGGGCAATTTACAACGATATGGATTGCAGACAGACCCCGACGCTTATGATGAACTAAGAATTACAGGGATCCCGGCGTCTTGCGGCTCCGTCATGGAAATTGCCAGAAGACACACTAAATATACTATTTCGGAGTCGGATGGAGGATTTTTGTTAACAGAGCATCGTAGGTGCGTACCTGAAATTATTGCCTACTGCAATGAACTGGCTTATCACGGGAAACTGGAACCTAAGCGGAAATCGATCAAAGATTACTTACTACCGCATATGGGATACGCTCATATTCCGGGTACTTCACGGAAACGAGGAGGCAGCCTAGAGAATAAACTCGAAGCGGAAGTGATTGTCAGTTGGATTGACCGAAATAAGGATAAGCTTTTGGAATACTACTCGTCAGAGGGGCTAACTCGGATCGAGGACATTGTTGCCATTGTAACTCCGTTTTCTTCTCAGAAATGGTTACTCCTAAATAAGTTAAAACGTGCAGGATTGAAAGGAGTAAAAGCGGGTACGGTACATACATTACAGGGAGATGAACGCCCGATCGTCTTATTTTCTCCGGTGTACGACAGTAACCACTCTTCAGGGTACTTCTTCGACCAAGGGGTTTCGATGTTGAACGTGGCTGTATCCAGAGCGAGGGACAGCTTTCTTGTGTTTGGCGATATGAGAGTGTTCTCTCCTGCTAGTCCGACACCATCAGGCTTGCTTTCTAAGTATTTATTTGCCAAAGAGGAAAATGAAATCAAGAACATTGATTTGGGGGACTACTTTAACACCCGTTACGGTGCACCCGTCGAGCATATTCATGAACTAGAGGCTCACCAACAACTTCTTCGGGATTGCATTCAATCGGCTAACCAAGAGGTTCATATTGTCTCCCCGTACCTATCGTCAGTCGCTATTGAAGCTGATCAGCTTCAGCCGTTGTTTGATGAAGCTGTGCAGCGTGGCATCACGGTGTCGGTATATACAAACGAAGCATTAAACTACAATAAGAGTGAGCTTAAGTATACTTATGTAAAAGCCAAACAGATTTTGCAGGAACACGGGGTACAGCTACATCTGACCGACAGAGTCCATAGTAAGGCGTTGTGGGTGGATACCAATGTCTTGATTGAAGGCTCCTTCAATTGGCTATCTGCCAGGAGGAACCCATCTCATCAGTGGTGTTATTATGAGACGTCTTTGGTCTATCGCGGCCCGGATGTTGGAGCGATGATTGGGAAGATCAGGGAAGATTTGGATAAGAGGAAATTGGTGCAGAGGATTTCGGGTTAG
- a CDS encoding SIR2 family NAD-dependent protein deacylase: MSVHLEDLCKDYSDNKIVPFIGAGLSIPFNVPDWSNLIRSIADKYAVDDLDFVKLAVEKDLQRYDYWQAIDTLKNYTTVQEEDIQEHIANTINTRIEMIENELLHNYFDLQKMDFNLYLTTNYENILQEYLKCKLNPILLKDIQFNIQNLFDERRVLQLHGTTSNYGTIVISRDSYRTLYNDKKYESLLQLITGSKKLLFMGFSFDDQFIRTLIREHRQFFMSKHYIILADPTQEKIKELREEYGLLTIPYKTSESTHAIEIRKILEQLNRHKQTNLNNPQSQENQTLGNSIVVGAGIDDFNKNMANNLFYKKLEIENIDQSLIELSSAFYVASEEYIRELKKAGIPLNIIDAMLGKVFIKYKERYVDTYKKHGNSEEFLTIVHSSLENLDYGRIKQLLNNNLADEDETRGLIHILADDEKMKVWWGENRC; the protein is encoded by the coding sequence ATGAGTGTACATTTAGAAGATTTATGCAAGGATTATTCCGACAATAAAATTGTTCCGTTTATTGGAGCGGGTTTATCTATTCCATTTAATGTTCCCGATTGGAGTAACTTAATTAGATCCATAGCCGACAAGTACGCTGTAGATGATCTGGACTTTGTAAAGTTAGCAGTTGAGAAAGACTTACAGAGATATGATTACTGGCAGGCGATTGATACCTTGAAGAATTACACAACAGTACAAGAAGAGGATATTCAAGAGCATATTGCAAATACCATCAATACTAGAATAGAAATGATCGAAAATGAATTATTACATAATTATTTTGACTTACAAAAAATGGACTTTAATCTTTATTTAACAACTAATTATGAAAATATTTTACAGGAGTATCTTAAATGCAAATTGAACCCCATATTACTGAAAGATATACAATTTAATATTCAAAATCTATTTGATGAAAGAAGAGTACTTCAACTTCATGGCACGACTTCCAACTATGGAACAATAGTCATTAGTAGAGATAGTTATAGAACTCTCTATAATGATAAAAAATATGAAAGTTTATTGCAATTAATAACAGGATCAAAAAAACTACTTTTTATGGGTTTTTCATTTGATGATCAATTTATAAGAACATTAATAAGAGAGCATAGACAATTTTTTATGTCTAAACACTATATAATTCTAGCTGATCCCACACAAGAAAAAATAAAGGAGCTCCGAGAAGAGTATGGTTTACTTACGATACCATATAAAACTTCGGAATCTACGCATGCAATCGAGATTAGGAAAATATTAGAACAATTGAATCGACATAAACAGACCAACTTGAATAATCCACAAAGTCAAGAAAATCAAACACTAGGCAACTCGATTGTTGTGGGTGCAGGAATCGATGATTTTAATAAGAATATGGCTAATAACTTATTTTATAAAAAGCTAGAGATTGAAAATATTGATCAATCCCTGATTGAGCTTAGTTCAGCATTCTATGTTGCGTCGGAAGAATATATTCGAGAATTAAAGAAAGCAGGAATACCATTAAATATTATAGATGCCATGTTAGGAAAGGTGTTTATTAAATACAAAGAAAGATATGTAGATACTTACAAAAAACATGGGAATAGTGAAGAATTTTTGACCATTGTTCATTCGAGTCTAGAAAATTTAGATTATGGTAGAATAAAACAATTACTTAATAATAATTTAGCCGATGAAGATGAGACTAGGGGATTAATTCACATTTTAGCTGATGATGAAAAAATGAAGGTATGGTGGGGGGAGAATAGATGCTAA
- a CDS encoding DUF6809 family protein, with the protein MVSKDPLYRKKGRELSEKIEVWKKKLSSDEFAELEALLDLEQQIQSMEVTAAFAYGFKLGAVMIIEIHLDHGVELIANRITTIFIT; encoded by the coding sequence TTGGTTTCCAAAGATCCCCTGTATCGCAAAAAGGGCAGAGAACTGTCTGAAAAAATAGAAGTCTGGAAGAAGAAGCTGTCCAGTGACGAATTTGCCGAGCTTGAGGCACTGTTGGACTTAGAGCAGCAAATTCAGAGCATGGAAGTGACGGCAGCGTTCGCCTACGGGTTCAAGCTGGGAGCGGTTATGATCATTGAAATCCATCTCGATCATGGGGTGGAGCTTATCGCAAACAGGATAACTACAATTTTCATTACATAA